ACATCCATATAGAAATGCGAATACATTTACCTTTTACTTGTATATCTCTCTACTCTTCAACATTGTTATCGTATGTTTATGTATCTATATTCTGAGTGTTTATCGTATCTTTCGAAGTTACGGGTTGAGGTCTTACTATATCAGTTGCTGCCttaggtatttttttataaatattttgtaggaAAAAATCTCAGGAACTTCTATGATCTCTTAAATTAACTTAATAAATTACGTTCAAACTGCTTTACAGTTTTGAAAagttaatctttatattttcaccattacgtgaaatttcattcattttgctttctAAAATAATTTGCGGTTCCTGATCTAAAGAATTACCGAAGAGAGTTTCCTAATGGAAGGGGCTGATGAAAGTCTAAAACCTTAGCACTTGCAATTACTTTTCCCCCCCCTCTAGCTACAATGTCACCTGCATGGGCGTGCTCTCGTAAACCATCTCTGAGAAGCCGACGATGTCGCTGAAGTAGATGGTGATGGAGGAGTAGGTTTCGGCGGGCACTGCCTTGTGGATCCGCAGCTGCTGGGCCACGCTGGTGGGGAGCATCTGGTACAGAAGCTTGTCCGACCTCCTCTTCTCGAACTTCAGCTCGTGGGTTTTGTGGAGCAAGGTCTCCGAGAAGGCctgggagaaagtgagagagaggggaaagatgaGAACGCGCCCCAGCGAAACAAAAGGCTCTCATTTTAGAACGCCTGAAATGGAAGAAGGATTGAGTGGGGTGATTATGAGGAACACTTAGGAAagaaacagaacagaacagagatAATTGTTGGGGCAAGTGAGGATACGAGTGAACAAGGATAGCCAGATGTTTCTTCTTCTGCAAACGCTCATTGAGTACCTTTGGTCTCGTTACTCTTTGCTTAGACTGAAATCTGATCGTCCTTGAGagagatgcctttttttttttttttttttttggctccgcCGAGCTCAACACTGGAAAGGGTTTGATCAATGAACATGAGGCCACCTTGTCTTCGTGTGACCTTACCTGGAGGGAACCTACCTGCAGGGTCCTTGTGATCATCCTGACGAGTATGATGATGACGGGGGAGATGATGAGGACGACGGCCAGGAGCGCGATGCCGATGACGACGTGGCTGTTGGAGGCCTTGACTTCCCTCATGATGGTGTGCTCAATGGTCGTCCTGAAGGCGGAGGAGCAGTTGGACAGCTAAGACTGGGAGATGAATTGCTTGACGTCATGCTATGGGAGCTCTCTGATTAGgccaacaaatataaatattgctctctctctctctctctctctcttctctctctctctctctcacacacacacacacactctcggGTTCATACCCTCGAGATCGGAGTCTAAGAACATCAAAATGACccaaattagagaaaaaaaaagagcaaacaaCTGACATGCTAATTTCCcagatatatattttgaaagatttatcTTCATTCTGAATGGACCTGATATCTGAATCTCTTATTCGTTCAGTATTTTCTGAGCAGCCGTAGTTTCAGTATCCAGGAACAACAGTTCAAACTTACCTAATTTCATACTGAACTTTTTGCAGAGCGTCCAAGTAACCCAGCATCGCGTAAAAATATTCTGTGGCTTTTTCGAAGTCTGGCTTGATCTTCTCTCGACCGAGAATTTCCAGACGCCTTCTGGTGATGTTGGAGTACCAGGGGTAGTCCTTCTGCAGCGCCTTGTACCTCGTACCAATCCAGTAGGCGAAGTTTTGTGACGCGTTGAGGAAGTCCTGCCCCAGGGCGTCGTTGGTAATGAACGCTATGTAAGAGCTCTGGTCAAGGTTCCCGCGACCGAAATATTGCTCGCCGAAAACCATCGAGATCCCCAAGTGCTCAATGGCGCGGATCATGTTCTTGTAGGCCAGCAATGGTCGCCAAACCCCCGAGGCGTCTTTCTCTTTAATTTCCCTTGTCAGCTGAAAGGAGATGACTACGGGTCAGTTACCGTACAGGCAGTCAGAAATGTCACCCATTTTAGTTCTTATTAAAATGAACAGACTCCAGTTATAACTCTCGTCATACATGATCCTGTTACCCTTACTGAGAACATGAACTGATCATTAACCtaagagacatttttttttaatttcttatgaaTTATCAGCAAATAGACAAAACTAACAAGGCAACAGCTGTAATAAACTCGCAGTTGTTACCTGATCTAAGAAAATATAGTTAGCTCTGTTGTAGAATGCAATTCCCGCCTCGATGCTCGGCGTGTCAAAGTTGGTGATCTTTTCCCTGAAATCGTCCAGGCGGATCCTGAAGAGGATCTTGTTCTGGAAGAGCTCATCGTCTATCCTGAACTTTGGCCACTTGAGGTCGTTGATGAGGGAGTTCGTGTAAGCAAAATGTTCGGAGAGGTTCCTTCGGATGACAGAGCCGTTGGTGAAGAGGTAAAACGCTATTTCGGCCCTCTCAGACTGCAGTGCCTCCGTCACGTTGCCAAGGCCCGTGCTAATTTGTACCTGAAACACGCAAATGTAGGTCTGGCTAGGAAATTCAGTGGAGTAAGTTTTTTATAATCTGTACTCTTTCAAGCACTGCAAATTTATCACTTACTGTAATGGCGTTCTTGAATATAATATAAGTGAAGCATTGCAAAAGATACACTTTTCAAATAGCTTGTGCTTTGCATTCCTTGTCAATTTAACATCTCTCGAAGGTAACTTTTCATGTAAAACTACTTGTCTTCCTAACTGCGGCGCCAGTTCTGGGAAAATGGTAAACCAACGACTCGTCTTGCATACTCACCTGATCAACGGTTTCTTTTGCACACTCACCTGATCAATGGTTTCTTGCATGCCATGCTGGTACTCGAGGATGCTGACCATGTTGATGGAGTTCTGTATGATGAGGGCCATGATGGGCACGAAGGGCAACAGCAGCATCTGGATGAGATGAATCTGCTTCCCTTTGCCCGTGGTGGGATCCAGACCACAAATGCCCGTCTTGACCTGAAATAGAGgcgaagtttatttatttattttttatttttatttataaaatctagaCAGCTGCTTTTCTTTGGAAGGGTCTGATTTGTTAAAGCAATTTTTGTTGCCAGCGAGTAAGGCTAATTAAAAACCTTGCAGATATTTTTATCGACAGATTGCTGAGCTGGAGGACAATTTTCCAAGAAGGtaaagaatttatcatttttacgTGTCGACCGCATACGGATGATAAGCAATTAAATAACGTAATCATATAATGACTTTTAGTTCCAACCATGTAAATGAAGAAATTGGAATAATTCTGAACTTACCtcaaccattttattttcatcttcactgTCGATGGAAACCAGGGAGGGCCTTTTAGGCATGGGGGGTAAATCTAgatccttctccttcttcatgcctccccctcctcctccgcctcctcctcctcctcctccaccaccacctcctcctcctgcagcaACTTCCGCTGCATTTTCGGGCGCCACTTTTCTCTCACCAACGCTCTTCATACTTAGCTCATAGAAGCTAAATGGTGTAATATACCAGGGATATTTGGTATTGGCCAGTGTGGGGGACTCGTCGAGACTCGATGGATGTGTGAAAAAGCAgcgatgaaaaaataataaggaaatttttcaatggaaaaatgaaagaatggaagGGCAGCCTTGCCTTTCGTGCCCTTCCACTAACCCGATGGAAACGGCGTCTGCCAACCGGGCGAAGGCTCACGCAGGAGGGTCAGTTGTGACGCGAGACTCCTCGCATGAGAGAGACTCGTTTTGCTCTCGAGTTTTCCTCGCTGGGCGTCCTTCACACGCGACGGGAACCGACACTTCTTGAGCCTACATCGAGCGGGCTTCTGCGCTCGTTCtacgagaaaataaacaataaaaaaaaaaaaactaagtcggCAATACTCCCTTCGACAAGACAGACATTCCTCTGTCCCTTGGTCAGCGGCGAATGTTTTCAAAAAAAGTTGACGGACTCCCTCGAAGGCGTCGTCGTCGGAGGGTCCTACAGGAGGGGGGTGGTGCAGAGGCAGAGGCCGGATGGTGGCACTCGGACAAGGATGTCTCAGTGGCGTCCAGAGCGAGCGGCGGAGGACAACAGCCTCCGAAGGTGCTGCAGACCGACTCAGTACGCATGCGCGACCTTTGGATTGAGAGGCTCGCGCAGGGCGACACATCGGCACATCGGCCCTCATTGATGTTCGTTGCTAATGGGCATTGATCACGGCATCAGGGTCCCTTATCGGAAATAAAATGATTTCGGACGACCTGCCACATATGCTTGTTTTCTTCTGATCACTCCGTGGAACCTGAAGGCGTACGCAAAACAATATGAAGCGACACGCAGAAGAATTCTCGACGAAAATGAAACGTTATAAAAATGGTTAAGGacatacagtattttttaaaattttcaaagctcttctatcattaattgctaatttTTTCGCATCTTTTAAACCAATCAAAAACAccttctcgagtattttttttggAAGGTTTAAAAACGTTCCCAAAATCCCAAAGAAAGCcgatgtattaaaatattattattatcattatatttacaagCTTCCTAGGTTGTCTGCCTCTCGTGGACCCGAGCCCGCTACAGTGGGGGGCGCCCAGGAGGGGCcaagatttttttgggggggccaaagaaaactacacaaaactaatgtaccaattctgtaattagtagaACGTACTATTCTCGAATGCATACAGTATATCCATGTTAACAATAGTATTAATAAtcagtaaacctgtatttgaaatgatagagctcaattttcaattaattttcaactcttactttAGGCAAATGTATCAAATGCATCAAATACTGTAACGTAAATTTCCTCACagccttatattcaacactagcctcaTTTCTATTATCAAGGTTTAATTGTCAACTAGAGTATAATACCCTTGTCATTCaagtatatcaaaatagtgcatatcatcaataacacaagagaattatgaccctccaaaatctcttcaaaattccaacctatagtttcaatcacttcataaGTTGAtgacattaagttggatcaaaataccATGAACAAACATGTCAATTGTGTTAAAAGCCTCTAACTACATCGATTCATTTCTCAGCTCTATATAAGTTGTAGAGGTAACAGGAACCAGGATACTGTCATTTGATATACACCAcaactgtaaataaactaaaaatatttcttaatacttTCTCAGCTACAACATTCCAGTGGCATGTAAATGGCTCAAGTAGAGAATATTAATACCATCAGAATGGATCAAATCCAATCAAAATAATATCATCAGCAGCGCATGTGTCAACtgcgttaaaaagaaaaaacatccaCTTCTCATCCATATACGAGTACAAGCCGTACACGTGAGGTGAATGATTAAGAATATCCCAAAACTGTACATTAACAAGaagtatttttccttgttttaaacGCTGTGTTTAAAAATCTCTTTCGATCGTCGTGGCCCACTATTCTGTTTTTCTGGGATTCCGACAttgttattgtcatcattatcattagtgTCTTGGTTTCACGCGCCCACACTGGACGAGCCAATGCCAAGGGCCAGTCATAACTAAGAGAACAGTGAATGATTTTTAACAGAACTTATTGTAGGGCTCTCAACGTGTAGCAAGCAGACGCACTTAAAAAGGGCTTCTTGGGTTTTCTTTGGCGCACGCGCCTGGGCAGATCTATAGCCTAGGGGCTGCTACGGGTTCTCCAATCCCCTCTTTACGTGGAAGAACTCATTTTAGCAGCAAGATAAATCATGGCAGCTACAATCATGCTGTAGAGTGAGGATACTGAAGCTAGTGCCCGGAGAGAGATTGAAATTTTCTCCCCACTTTACGCGTCCACAGCTATGTCCTtttcactggctgttgaaggtttCTTACAGCCATCAAATGccactgaaaattaaaacttggaGCTCAAAGTAACACCACGTACTGTTGAATCTATTTTTGATCTTTTAAAGGTTAACCGAATTTGTATCGATAAAAGAGATGAAGGACTGAAGCGAGATTAGTAGAGGCTAACTAGTGTCACTAGAAAATTTTCAGCAACATAAAGGTGAAAAGCCAGATTTGATAAGTTCAGGGCTAGCTGCTGACAATCTTAGAATTAGATGAGTCATATACAGATTAATATTCAGTTCGAACATGCCTTGACTTCTAGCTATTGCCTCGAGATGCACAGAAGAATATTGTTAACTCTAAAATGGAGTTACAAAGGCTCTATTGTTTCCAAGGTTCATCATGGACACAGGAGGCTAGagtctactatccatttcagggaccgcgagtcattgtttttcttaaatatctttcaaactaattatttgatcgaaatggtactttggcaCATAGTAAGAGACGCCTCACGCTAATTTTTGGAAATGTGATGCATTGTCAAaaggtgttagttaaggcgtttactcttgactttcaaaggcaaagtcgcatgagtcagcaggactaatctacgcagtCGAACGTCCGCTATCACCCATAGACagtaaaagggggggggggatgatggggaggccaggaaagtggtgtgagggagggatgaggaggggaagggagagggagggatgaggagggggataaaggacgttcgaatgcgtAGTTTGGCGATACTTGGCAACACCAtgcaagtcaagagtaaacgcctgaATTAAAACTATTTGACAAttcactatattaccaaaaattagcgggaggtgtcttgtacactgtgtcaaagtaccatttcgatcaaataattagtttgaaagatatttgagaaaaacgatggctCGCGGTCCCTGAAACGGATAGTAGGTCAATTTCAAGGAGCAGCCTCGGAGAGTGATGGAATTACTACACCTGTGTTCATGTAGTTCCTTGTATATTTCCTATTGAATTTTACTTCTAAGGTAAAAATTCAAAACGAATCACACAATATCTCCCTTGGACATTCTCTTGAATCAGTGCAGAATTTTTTTGCTTGAATGACTTCATCCAAATGATTCCCTGTAATCTGCATGATGCCTTAACGCTCCAGCtgttatttattaaacaaaactttaaGAAAGGGTTTGAATGCAAAAGATAAGCAAAGATGTTTTCGTActcgataaaatgaaaaatcgcTTCATTGATAGTGATCAgtgtcgcaaaaaaaaaataaaaataatattatgttaCTCGCCATAGTGAATGTATTGTACACACTGCTCTCAAGAGGCGATTAAAGGCAACTGATTAcataggagtaaaaaaaaatcctctctttCTTATCCTTAATATCCGGTAATTTATATAGCTCTATGACTTTATGTTTCTTCGTCTAAAAGATTCCACAACTTTAGTTTAAGTTTTATCTCGTATGAAATATTCTACCGTTTGTGTCtcgagatttttattttcacgcACCCTCCTCATCGTAGCTCGTTATCTCATCTCTTGAAAAGATAAACGATAAGGGAAGTGTCACAGAAATAAAGCTTCAAGACACGGTATGGACATAACATGTAATATAGCACTGAGCTGTTTTCACTCCAAGCAattgaataccatctcccatggTGTTGTGCGTTCAGCCGTACTTTGGACAATATTAGAATTTATTATGGTGTGTCCTTGAaacccctttttgtttattttagccctttttctaatatttgttgCGAGCTACTGCTGGTCGAAAGGTCAGTGGAATGAAAGAACGGGTGGATGACCAGCAAGAGATGTCAGAAGCTGTGGGCACGGCGTGGgacatttcatcccaaaagacttgctgaaatTCGGAAGGACGGCTCCTTCTGAAGACAGCCCCTCCGGTGGGAAAATgaacgtatacacacatacatatgagagagagagagagagagagagagagagagagagagagagagagagagagagagagagagagagagagagagagagtttcctgtaACATCAAAGTCTGGAACACGAAATGAAACCACCAAATGTTCCACCACAGCTCGACTTCGCAAGAGCAAACTTCCCTTCACCAAGTGGGCCCTACAGGCAGCTGGGCCGCTGACCCCTTCGACTGAGCGTGACCTAAAAAACCCAAACCTGAATCCTAATCGAAGAAGCCCCGACTGGTCTCTCCATAGAAAGAATGCATATCTATTTGGCCATTAACCGGAAGCTCAATAACCCTTAACCTGCTATAGAAGGACCGGGAGATTAACCCTCACTATTGACATATCGGGCCAATCTCCGACACCATGACAACGCCATCCGGCCCGGGACGGCCAGTGGGCACTGTCCTTCATGTTCATCTGAAGACATGTCCAGCCTCCGAAATTCCTCTCGCTTCTTTACTCACTGTCTTTAGGAgtgtatatttctattttacgCTTTGTCGAATTTATCTTGTTGTTAAAACTGTAGTGCATTAACCTAATAGCCTGGTCCGCGCGAGAGTTATTAACCAGGGAGCCCTTAActctaaaagcataaaaaaatctctACAGTTGTCGGTGGGTCATCTTCTGGACATCTGACAGATAAAGGACAATATAAAATGACAGTTTCAGGTTTAGGACATTAATTACAACCC
This region of Macrobrachium rosenbergii isolate ZJJX-2024 chromosome 39, ASM4041242v1, whole genome shotgun sequence genomic DNA includes:
- the LOC136825634 gene encoding uncharacterized protein yields the protein MKSVGERKVAPENAAEVAAGGGGGGGGGGGGGGGGGGGMKKEKDLDLPPMPKRPSLVSIDSEDENKMVEVKTGICGLDPTTGKGKQIHLIQMLLLPFVPIMALIIQNSINMVSILEYQHGMQETIDQVQISTGLGNVTEALQSERAEIAFYLFTNGSVIRRNLSEHFAYTNSLINDLKWPKFRIDDELFQNKILFRIRLDDFREKITNFDTPSIEAGIAFYNRANYIFLDQLTREIKEKDASGVWRPLLAYKNMIRAIEHLGISMVFGEQYFGRGNLDQSSYIAFITNDALGQDFLNASQNFAYWIGTRYKALQKDYPWYSNITRRRLEILGREKIKPDFEKATEYFYAMLGYLDALQKVQYEIRTTIEHTIMREVKASNSHVVIGIALLAVVLIISPVIIILVRMITRTLQAFSETLLHKTHELKFEKRRSDKLLYQMLPTSVAQQLRIHKAVPAETYSSITIYFSDIVGFSEMVYESTPMQVISLMNVLYKMFDSRIDCYDVYKIETIGDAYMVASGLHMREEGKDHSAEIAAMAIDLLHGMESFVIPHMPGERLKIRIGIHTGPAVAGVIGTKMPRYCLFGDTVNLAAKIESTGLPFKIHISQDTKDCLDRVGGFIVKLRGELEIKGRGVMDTYWLTGKHGVLPDRRRYSVREEDMEFMADKPRSDIARDLGSQQASFYRRVINFCKEFLD